One window of Athalia rosae chromosome 2, iyAthRosa1.1, whole genome shotgun sequence genomic DNA carries:
- the LOC105684853 gene encoding gamma-aminobutyric acid type B receptor subunit 1 isoform X3 — translation MLKLLFGLTTLITTIIEASLPPAEDNVLHIGGIFPIAGEGGWQGGQACMPAANLAMDDVNRQKDLLPGFTLKLHSNDSECEPGLGASVMYNLLYNKPQKLMLLAGCSTVCTTVAEAAKMWNLVVLCYGASSPALSDRNRFPTLFRTHPSATVHNPTRIKLLQKFGWSRVAILQQAEEVFISTVEDLEARCKEAGIEIVTRQSFLSDPADAVRNLRRQDARVIVGLFYVVAARRVLCELYHQNLYGKSYVWFFIGWYEDDWFEVNLDKEGITCTKEEMRQAAEGHLTTEALMWNQNNQKTISGMTSEDFRQRLNKMLAEDGYDINNNRYPEGYQEAPLAYDAVWSVALAFNKTMEKLNKLGKSLKNFTYTDKEIADDIYSAINSTQFLGVSGYVAFSSQGDRIALTQIEQVIDGGYVKLGYYDTQSDNLTWLGRERWRGGKVPQDRTIVRKVLRTVSLPLFICMGTVSSAGIVIALALIIFNSWNRHRRVIMSSHPVCNTIMLTGVITCLVSVFLLGADGRFVDPSEYPGICQARAWMLSTGFTLAFGAMFSKVWRVHRLTTKTKADQAKKKIQPWKLYTMVSVLLAVDVMILSAWQILDPLQRRIEIFPLESPLFGDDDARIRPELEHCESDHNIIWLGLIYGYKGIVLVFGLFLAYETRSIKVKQINDSRYVGMSIYNVVVLCLITAPVTMVIASQQDASFAFVALAIIFCCFLSMALIFVPKVIEVIRHPRDKAESKYNPDVGTCKEDEERYQKLLNENDELQKLITAKEEKIRILKQRLAERDAAKGGTTNIPKDSLIVADFVTGEGTSDSAIETDHAG, via the exons ATGTTGAAATTGTTGTTTGGCCTAACTACGTTAATTACGACAATTATCGAGGCATCGTTGCCTCCTGCAGAAGATAATGTCCTTCACATTGGTGGTATATTTCCAATTGCTGGTGAAGGGGGATGGCAGGGTGGTCAG gcatgcatgccaGCGGCAAACCTGGCCATGGATGATGTTAATCGTCAAAAGGATCTATTACCTGGGTTTACTCTGAAACTCCATTCTAACGATAGTGAG TGCGAGCCGGGTTTGGGAGCATCTGTTATGTACAACTTGTTGTACAACAAGCCACAAAAGCTGATGTTATTAGCGGGGTGCAGTACAGTATGTACCACAGTTGCAGAAGCTGCTAAAATGTGGAATTTGGTAGTT TTATGCTACGGAGCTTCATCTCCAGCTTTGTCAGATCGAAATCGTTTTCCAACATTATTCAGAACTCATCCATCAGCTACAGTTCATAATCCGACCAGGATCAAGCTACTCCAAAAATTTGGATGGTCCCGTGTGGCTATTTTGCAGCAAGCCGAAGAAGTCTTCATTTCA ACAGTGGAGGATTTGGAAGCTCGCTGCAAGGAAGCAGGGATTGAAATCGTAACTCGACAGAGTTTTTTGTCTGATCCTGCGGATGCGGTTCGCAATTTACGGCGTCAAGATGCTAGGGTCATAGTGGGTTTATTCTATGTCGTTGCAGCGAGGCGAGTGCTCTGCGAACTTTACCATCAAAATTTGTACGGCAAAAGTTATGTCTGGTTCTTCATTGGTTGGTACGAGGACGATTGGTTTGAGGTAAATTTGGATAAAGAAGGTATAACTTGCACTAAGGAAGAAATGCGGCAGGCAGCCGAAGGTCATTTAACGACAGAAGCTCTTATGTGGAATCAAAATAATCAGAAAACAATCAGTGGTATGACCTCAGAGGATTTCAGACAACGATTGAACAAAATGTTAGCGGAAGATGGCTacgatattaataacaatagaTACCCAGAGGGATACCAAGAAGCTCCACTTGCCTACGATGCTGTCTGGTCTGTAGCTTTAG CATTCAACAAAAccatggaaaaattgaacaaacttGGAAAGAGTTTGAAGAATTTCACTTACACCGATAAAGAGATAGCTGACGATATTTATTCGGCGATAAATTCAACCCAATTTCTCGGAGTTTCT ggATACGTGGCGTTCAGCTCTCAAGGAGACAGGATCGCTCTGACGCAAATAGAGCAAGTTATAGACGGTGGTTACGTTAAACTTGGATATTATGATACCCAAAGTGATAATTTAACATGGTTAGGCAGGGAAAGGTGGAGAGGTGGCAAGGTTCCACAAGATAGAACAATTGTTCGCAAAGTTTTGAGAACGGTATCCTTACCGTTATTCATATGTATGGGAACAGTTTCATCGGCAGGAATTGTTATAGCCTTAGCCCTGATCATTTTCAATAGTTGGAATAGACATAGAAG AGTCATCATGTCATCACATCCTGTTTGCAACACGATAATGTTAACAGGTGTTATCACTTGTTTAGTTTCCGTGTTTCTTCTGGGCGCTGATGGCCGATTTGTAGATCCTTCAGAGTATCCAGGGATTTGTCAAGCGAGAGCTTGGATGTTGTCGACCGGATTCACTTTGGCGTTCGGAGCAATGTTTAGTAAAGTTTGGAGGGTGCACAGGTTGACGACGAAGACTAAAGCTGATCAAGCTAAG AAGAAGATTCAGCCGTGGAAGCTTTATACAATGGTGAGCGTCCTGCTGGCAGTTGACGTGATGATTTTAAGCGCATGGCAGATATTAGATCCATTGCAGCGacgtattgaaatatttccattAGAATCACCACTCTTTGGAGATGATGATGCCAGGATCCGACCTGAGTTGGAACACTGTGAAAGTGATCATAACATAATATGGCTCG GCTTGATATATGGGTACAAAGGCATTGTATTAGTGTTCGGTCTATTTCTCGCCTACGAGACACGCAGTATTAAAGTAAAACAGATAAATGATTCGCGTTATGTTGGAATGTCGATCTATAATGTGGTAGTATTATGCCTCATCACAGCTCCGGTAACGATGGTAATTGCGAGTCAGCAAGATGCTAGTTTCGCCTTCGTAGCATTAGCTATAATATTCTGCTGTTTCCTAAGTATGGCTCTGATATTCGTACCGAAAGTAATAGAAGTTATACGGCATCCGAGAGATAAGGCAGAGTCAAAGTATAACCCAGATGTTGGTACATgcaaagaagacgaagaacgATATCAAAAATTGCtgaacgaaaatgacgagttGCAGAAGTTGATCACTGCG aaagaggagaaaatcaGGATACTGAAACAACGACTAGCTGAAAGGGATGCTGCTAAAGGAGGTACTACAAATATTCCAAAGGATTCTCTGATCGTAGCTGACTTTGTAACTGGAGAGGGAACGTCTGATAGTGCAATTG
- the LOC105684853 gene encoding gamma-aminobutyric acid type B receptor subunit 1 isoform X2 — MLKLLFGLTTLITTIIEASLPPAEDNVLHIGGIFPIAGEGGWQGGQACMPAANLAMDDVNRQKDLLPGFTLKLHSNDSECEPGLGASVMYNLLYNKPQKLMLLAGCSTVCTTVAEAAKMWNLVVLCYGASSPALSDRNRFPTLFRTHPSATVHNPTRIKLLQKFGWSRVAILQQAEEVFISTVEDLEARCKEAGIEIVTRQSFLSDPADAVRNLRRQDARVIVGLFYVVAARRVLCELYHQNLYGKSYVWFFIGWYEDDWFEVNLDKEGITCTKEEMRQAAEGHLTTEALMWNQNNQKTISGMTSEDFRQRLNKMLAEDGYDINNNRYPEGYQEAPLAYDAVWSVALAFNKTMEKLNKLGKSLKNFTYTDKEIADDIYSAINSTQFLGVSGYVAFSSQGDRIALTQIEQVIDGGYVKLGYYDTQSDNLTWLGRERWRGGKVPQDRTIVRKVLRTVSLPLFICMGTVSSAGIVIALALIIFNSWNRHRRVIMSSHPVCNTIMLTGVITCLVSVFLLGADGRFVDPSEYPGICQARAWMLSTGFTLAFGAMFSKVWRVHRLTTKTKADQAKLFLVKQKVSSIQKKIQPWKLYTMVSVLLAVDVMILSAWQILDPLQRRIEIFPLESPLFGDDDARIRPELEHCESDHNIIWLGLIYGYKGIVLVFGLFLAYETRSIKVKQINDSRYVGMSIYNVVVLCLITAPVTMVIASQQDASFAFVALAIIFCCFLSMALIFVPKVIEVIRHPRDKAESKYNPDVGTCKEDEERYQKLLNENDELQKLITAKEEKIRILKQRLAERDAAKGGTTNIPKDSLIVADFVTGEGTSDSAIETDHAG; from the exons ATGTTGAAATTGTTGTTTGGCCTAACTACGTTAATTACGACAATTATCGAGGCATCGTTGCCTCCTGCAGAAGATAATGTCCTTCACATTGGTGGTATATTTCCAATTGCTGGTGAAGGGGGATGGCAGGGTGGTCAG gcatgcatgccaGCGGCAAACCTGGCCATGGATGATGTTAATCGTCAAAAGGATCTATTACCTGGGTTTACTCTGAAACTCCATTCTAACGATAGTGAG TGCGAGCCGGGTTTGGGAGCATCTGTTATGTACAACTTGTTGTACAACAAGCCACAAAAGCTGATGTTATTAGCGGGGTGCAGTACAGTATGTACCACAGTTGCAGAAGCTGCTAAAATGTGGAATTTGGTAGTT TTATGCTACGGAGCTTCATCTCCAGCTTTGTCAGATCGAAATCGTTTTCCAACATTATTCAGAACTCATCCATCAGCTACAGTTCATAATCCGACCAGGATCAAGCTACTCCAAAAATTTGGATGGTCCCGTGTGGCTATTTTGCAGCAAGCCGAAGAAGTCTTCATTTCA ACAGTGGAGGATTTGGAAGCTCGCTGCAAGGAAGCAGGGATTGAAATCGTAACTCGACAGAGTTTTTTGTCTGATCCTGCGGATGCGGTTCGCAATTTACGGCGTCAAGATGCTAGGGTCATAGTGGGTTTATTCTATGTCGTTGCAGCGAGGCGAGTGCTCTGCGAACTTTACCATCAAAATTTGTACGGCAAAAGTTATGTCTGGTTCTTCATTGGTTGGTACGAGGACGATTGGTTTGAGGTAAATTTGGATAAAGAAGGTATAACTTGCACTAAGGAAGAAATGCGGCAGGCAGCCGAAGGTCATTTAACGACAGAAGCTCTTATGTGGAATCAAAATAATCAGAAAACAATCAGTGGTATGACCTCAGAGGATTTCAGACAACGATTGAACAAAATGTTAGCGGAAGATGGCTacgatattaataacaatagaTACCCAGAGGGATACCAAGAAGCTCCACTTGCCTACGATGCTGTCTGGTCTGTAGCTTTAG CATTCAACAAAAccatggaaaaattgaacaaacttGGAAAGAGTTTGAAGAATTTCACTTACACCGATAAAGAGATAGCTGACGATATTTATTCGGCGATAAATTCAACCCAATTTCTCGGAGTTTCT ggATACGTGGCGTTCAGCTCTCAAGGAGACAGGATCGCTCTGACGCAAATAGAGCAAGTTATAGACGGTGGTTACGTTAAACTTGGATATTATGATACCCAAAGTGATAATTTAACATGGTTAGGCAGGGAAAGGTGGAGAGGTGGCAAGGTTCCACAAGATAGAACAATTGTTCGCAAAGTTTTGAGAACGGTATCCTTACCGTTATTCATATGTATGGGAACAGTTTCATCGGCAGGAATTGTTATAGCCTTAGCCCTGATCATTTTCAATAGTTGGAATAGACATAGAAG AGTCATCATGTCATCACATCCTGTTTGCAACACGATAATGTTAACAGGTGTTATCACTTGTTTAGTTTCCGTGTTTCTTCTGGGCGCTGATGGCCGATTTGTAGATCCTTCAGAGTATCCAGGGATTTGTCAAGCGAGAGCTTGGATGTTGTCGACCGGATTCACTTTGGCGTTCGGAGCAATGTTTAGTAAAGTTTGGAGGGTGCACAGGTTGACGACGAAGACTAAAGCTGATCAAGCTAAG TTATTTTTGGTTAAACAAAAAGTTTCATCTATACAGAAGAAGATTCAGCCGTGGAAGCTTTATACAATGGTGAGCGTCCTGCTGGCAGTTGACGTGATGATTTTAAGCGCATGGCAGATATTAGATCCATTGCAGCGacgtattgaaatatttccattAGAATCACCACTCTTTGGAGATGATGATGCCAGGATCCGACCTGAGTTGGAACACTGTGAAAGTGATCATAACATAATATGGCTCG GCTTGATATATGGGTACAAAGGCATTGTATTAGTGTTCGGTCTATTTCTCGCCTACGAGACACGCAGTATTAAAGTAAAACAGATAAATGATTCGCGTTATGTTGGAATGTCGATCTATAATGTGGTAGTATTATGCCTCATCACAGCTCCGGTAACGATGGTAATTGCGAGTCAGCAAGATGCTAGTTTCGCCTTCGTAGCATTAGCTATAATATTCTGCTGTTTCCTAAGTATGGCTCTGATATTCGTACCGAAAGTAATAGAAGTTATACGGCATCCGAGAGATAAGGCAGAGTCAAAGTATAACCCAGATGTTGGTACATgcaaagaagacgaagaacgATATCAAAAATTGCtgaacgaaaatgacgagttGCAGAAGTTGATCACTGCG aaagaggagaaaatcaGGATACTGAAACAACGACTAGCTGAAAGGGATGCTGCTAAAGGAGGTACTACAAATATTCCAAAGGATTCTCTGATCGTAGCTGACTTTGTAACTGGAGAGGGAACGTCTGATAGTGCAATTG
- the LOC105684853 gene encoding gamma-aminobutyric acid type B receptor subunit 1 isoform X1: MLKLLFGLTTLITTIIEASLPPAEDNVLHIGGIFPIAGEGGWQGGQACMPAANLAMDDVNRQKDLLPGFTLKLHSNDSECEPGLGASVMYNLLYNKPQKLMLLAGCSTVCTTVAEAAKMWNLVVLCYGASSPALSDRNRFPTLFRTHPSATVHNPTRIKLLQKFGWSRVAILQQAEEVFISTVEDLEARCKEAGIEIVTRQSFLSDPADAVRNLRRQDARVIVGLFYVVAARRVLCELYHQNLYGKSYVWFFIGWYEDDWFEVNLDKEGITCTKEEMRQAAEGHLTTEALMWNQNNQKTISGMTSEDFRQRLNKMLAEDGYDINNNRYPEGYQEAPLAYDAVWSVALAFNKTMEKLNKLGKSLKNFTYTDKEIADDIYSAINSTQFLGVSGYVAFSSQGDRIALTQIEQVIDGGYVKLGYYDTQSDNLTWLGRERWRGGKVPQDRTIVRKVLRTVSLPLFICMGTVSSAGIVIALALIIFNSWNRHRRVIMSSHPVCNTIMLTGVITCLVSVFLLGADGRFVDPSEYPGICQARAWMLSTGFTLAFGAMFSKVWRVHRLTTKTKADQAKLFLVKQKVSSIQKKIQPWKLYTMVSVLLAVDVMILSAWQILDPLQRRIEIFPLESPLFGDDDARIRPELEHCESDHNIIWLGLIYGYKGIVLVFGLFLAYETRSIKVKQINDSRYVGMSIYNVVVLCLITAPVTMVIASQQDASFAFVALAIIFCCFLSMALIFVPKVIEVIRHPRDKAESKYNPDVGTCKEDEERYQKLLNENDELQKLITAKEEKIRILKQRLAERDAAKGGTTNIPKDSLIVADFVTGEGTSDSAIGGGISIHTRSSRASASDIDFSESYL; the protein is encoded by the exons ATGTTGAAATTGTTGTTTGGCCTAACTACGTTAATTACGACAATTATCGAGGCATCGTTGCCTCCTGCAGAAGATAATGTCCTTCACATTGGTGGTATATTTCCAATTGCTGGTGAAGGGGGATGGCAGGGTGGTCAG gcatgcatgccaGCGGCAAACCTGGCCATGGATGATGTTAATCGTCAAAAGGATCTATTACCTGGGTTTACTCTGAAACTCCATTCTAACGATAGTGAG TGCGAGCCGGGTTTGGGAGCATCTGTTATGTACAACTTGTTGTACAACAAGCCACAAAAGCTGATGTTATTAGCGGGGTGCAGTACAGTATGTACCACAGTTGCAGAAGCTGCTAAAATGTGGAATTTGGTAGTT TTATGCTACGGAGCTTCATCTCCAGCTTTGTCAGATCGAAATCGTTTTCCAACATTATTCAGAACTCATCCATCAGCTACAGTTCATAATCCGACCAGGATCAAGCTACTCCAAAAATTTGGATGGTCCCGTGTGGCTATTTTGCAGCAAGCCGAAGAAGTCTTCATTTCA ACAGTGGAGGATTTGGAAGCTCGCTGCAAGGAAGCAGGGATTGAAATCGTAACTCGACAGAGTTTTTTGTCTGATCCTGCGGATGCGGTTCGCAATTTACGGCGTCAAGATGCTAGGGTCATAGTGGGTTTATTCTATGTCGTTGCAGCGAGGCGAGTGCTCTGCGAACTTTACCATCAAAATTTGTACGGCAAAAGTTATGTCTGGTTCTTCATTGGTTGGTACGAGGACGATTGGTTTGAGGTAAATTTGGATAAAGAAGGTATAACTTGCACTAAGGAAGAAATGCGGCAGGCAGCCGAAGGTCATTTAACGACAGAAGCTCTTATGTGGAATCAAAATAATCAGAAAACAATCAGTGGTATGACCTCAGAGGATTTCAGACAACGATTGAACAAAATGTTAGCGGAAGATGGCTacgatattaataacaatagaTACCCAGAGGGATACCAAGAAGCTCCACTTGCCTACGATGCTGTCTGGTCTGTAGCTTTAG CATTCAACAAAAccatggaaaaattgaacaaacttGGAAAGAGTTTGAAGAATTTCACTTACACCGATAAAGAGATAGCTGACGATATTTATTCGGCGATAAATTCAACCCAATTTCTCGGAGTTTCT ggATACGTGGCGTTCAGCTCTCAAGGAGACAGGATCGCTCTGACGCAAATAGAGCAAGTTATAGACGGTGGTTACGTTAAACTTGGATATTATGATACCCAAAGTGATAATTTAACATGGTTAGGCAGGGAAAGGTGGAGAGGTGGCAAGGTTCCACAAGATAGAACAATTGTTCGCAAAGTTTTGAGAACGGTATCCTTACCGTTATTCATATGTATGGGAACAGTTTCATCGGCAGGAATTGTTATAGCCTTAGCCCTGATCATTTTCAATAGTTGGAATAGACATAGAAG AGTCATCATGTCATCACATCCTGTTTGCAACACGATAATGTTAACAGGTGTTATCACTTGTTTAGTTTCCGTGTTTCTTCTGGGCGCTGATGGCCGATTTGTAGATCCTTCAGAGTATCCAGGGATTTGTCAAGCGAGAGCTTGGATGTTGTCGACCGGATTCACTTTGGCGTTCGGAGCAATGTTTAGTAAAGTTTGGAGGGTGCACAGGTTGACGACGAAGACTAAAGCTGATCAAGCTAAG TTATTTTTGGTTAAACAAAAAGTTTCATCTATACAGAAGAAGATTCAGCCGTGGAAGCTTTATACAATGGTGAGCGTCCTGCTGGCAGTTGACGTGATGATTTTAAGCGCATGGCAGATATTAGATCCATTGCAGCGacgtattgaaatatttccattAGAATCACCACTCTTTGGAGATGATGATGCCAGGATCCGACCTGAGTTGGAACACTGTGAAAGTGATCATAACATAATATGGCTCG GCTTGATATATGGGTACAAAGGCATTGTATTAGTGTTCGGTCTATTTCTCGCCTACGAGACACGCAGTATTAAAGTAAAACAGATAAATGATTCGCGTTATGTTGGAATGTCGATCTATAATGTGGTAGTATTATGCCTCATCACAGCTCCGGTAACGATGGTAATTGCGAGTCAGCAAGATGCTAGTTTCGCCTTCGTAGCATTAGCTATAATATTCTGCTGTTTCCTAAGTATGGCTCTGATATTCGTACCGAAAGTAATAGAAGTTATACGGCATCCGAGAGATAAGGCAGAGTCAAAGTATAACCCAGATGTTGGTACATgcaaagaagacgaagaacgATATCAAAAATTGCtgaacgaaaatgacgagttGCAGAAGTTGATCACTGCG aaagaggagaaaatcaGGATACTGAAACAACGACTAGCTGAAAGGGATGCTGCTAAAGGAGGTACTACAAATATTCCAAAGGATTCTCTGATCGTAGCTGACTTTGTAACTGGAGAGGGAACGTCTGATAGTGCAATTGGTGGGGGTATTTCTATACATACACGATCATCTCGTGCTTCAGCTTCAGATATTGATTTTTCCGAATcgtatttgtaa